The Lysobacter enzymogenes genome window below encodes:
- a CDS encoding YchJ family protein: MSARIPVPAACPCDPARRYSACCGPAHAGQPAASAQALMRSRYSAYALGDLEYLRASWAARTCPDELDFDPAVRWLGLEIKRTREDGDAAAVEFVARYRVGGGSAVRLHELSRFERVDGRWLYLDGEFPSG, from the coding sequence ATGAGCGCCCGCATCCCCGTCCCCGCCGCCTGCCCCTGCGACCCGGCCCGCCGTTATTCCGCCTGCTGCGGCCCCGCGCATGCCGGCCAGCCCGCGGCCAGCGCCCAGGCGCTGATGCGCTCGCGCTACAGCGCCTATGCGCTCGGCGACCTGGAGTACCTGCGCGCGAGCTGGGCGGCGCGGACCTGCCCGGACGAACTCGATTTCGACCCGGCGGTGCGCTGGCTCGGCCTGGAGATCAAGCGCACGCGCGAAGACGGCGACGCGGCGGCGGTGGAATTCGTCGCGCGTTACCGCGTCGGCGGCGGCAGCGCGGTGCGGCTGCACGAGCTCAGCCGGTTCGAGCGGGTCGACGGGCGCTGGCTTTATCTGGACGGCGAATTCCCGTCGGGTTGA
- a CDS encoding LysM peptidoglycan-binding domain-containing protein, with product MTTPDKKADFSDVQSGVSSTDEIKEKADFSDVQSGVSSTDEITGGGQQTYTVQKGDTLSHIAKEFYGKASKWNAIFEANRDQLDDPDKIQPGQILKIPTVND from the coding sequence ATGACTACCCCGGACAAGAAAGCCGATTTTTCCGATGTGCAAAGCGGTGTGTCGAGCACCGACGAAATCAAAGAGAAAGCCGATTTCAGCGACGTCCAGAGCGGCGTGAGCTCGACCGACGAGATCACCGGCGGTGGCCAGCAGACCTACACGGTCCAGAAGGGCGACACGCTGTCGCACATCGCCAAAGAGTTCTACGGCAAGGCGAGCAAGTGGAATGCGATCTTCGAGGCCAATCGCGATCAGCTCGACGATCCCGACAAGATCCAGCCCGGCCAGATCCTGAAGATTCCGACCGTCAACGACTGA
- the queF gene encoding NADPH-dependent 7-cyano-7-deazaguanine reductase QueF (Catalyzes the NADPH-dependent reduction of 7-cyano-7-deazaguanine (preQ0) to 7-aminomethyl-7-deazaguanine (preQ1) in queuosine biosynthesis) codes for MTSHELPLGRHVDYPREYDASLLFPIARALGREHIGVDDAAPPFVGYDRWHAYELSWLDRRGKPQVATATISVPATSPHLIESKSLKLYLNSFNSSRFDSAQAVLDTFVRDLGAAAGAPVQVAFGLPPIDDGDSVESIDALDVAIDDYGPPNAGHLSADAGEIVEETLSSALLKSNCPVTGQPDWARVVVAYRGPRLDRAGLLRYLVSFRDHAEFHEQCVERIHADLSRIAGPQWLSVEARYTRRGGLDINPWRGSAGLDAPAAGRDERQ; via the coding sequence ATGACCTCCCACGAACTCCCCCTCGGCCGCCACGTCGACTACCCGCGCGAGTACGACGCCTCGCTGCTGTTCCCCATCGCCCGCGCGCTCGGCCGCGAGCACATCGGCGTCGACGACGCTGCGCCGCCGTTCGTCGGCTACGACCGCTGGCACGCCTACGAACTTAGCTGGCTCGACCGCCGCGGCAAGCCGCAGGTCGCCACCGCGACGATTTCGGTGCCGGCGACCTCGCCGCACCTGATCGAATCCAAGTCGCTCAAGCTGTACCTGAATTCCTTCAATTCCAGCCGTTTCGACAGCGCGCAGGCGGTGCTCGACACCTTCGTGCGCGACCTCGGCGCCGCCGCCGGCGCGCCGGTGCAGGTCGCGTTCGGCCTGCCGCCGATCGATGACGGCGACAGCGTCGAATCGATCGACGCGCTCGACGTGGCGATCGACGACTACGGCCCGCCGAATGCCGGACACCTGTCCGCCGACGCGGGCGAGATCGTCGAGGAAACCCTGAGTTCGGCCCTGCTCAAGTCGAACTGCCCGGTCACCGGCCAGCCGGACTGGGCGCGGGTCGTCGTCGCGTATCGCGGCCCGCGCCTGGACCGGGCCGGCCTGCTGCGCTACCTGGTCTCGTTCCGCGACCACGCCGAATTCCACGAGCAATGCGTCGAGCGCATCCATGCCGACCTCAGCCGCATCGCCGGCCCGCAGTGGCTGTCGGTGGAAGCGCGCTACACCCGCCGCGGCGGCCTGGACATCAATCCCTGGCGCGGCAGCGCCGGTCTGGACGCGCCGGCCGCCGGCCGCGACGAGCGCCAGTAA